A single window of Microbispora hainanensis DNA harbors:
- the fdhD gene encoding formate dehydrogenase accessory sulfurtransferase FdhD: MESDGAARPTARLGPVTRSRVRRVSGSAVRDRRDDLATEEPLEIRLLAGGESRTVAITMRTPGADFELAAGFLHGEGIAGPGDIAAIGYCTDEDLDPEARYNTVTVRLTATRLPDLGAAARNFLTSSACGVCGTASLDALRDRCAVPAARTPVAVSATTLYGLPDRLREAQGVFGRTGGLHAAGLFTPDGTPLAVREDVGRHNAVDKLVGWAMLGGRTPLDRHVLLVSGRVGYEIMQKAASAGIQIVCAVSAPSSLAVDLAREFGVTLVGFLREERFNIYACPDRIEVGRIEAEQAETA; encoded by the coding sequence ATGGAATCGGACGGCGCGGCGCGGCCCACTGCCCGTCTGGGGCCCGTCACCCGGTCACGCGTCCGGAGGGTGTCCGGATCGGCCGTACGCGACCGGCGTGACGACCTGGCCACGGAGGAACCGCTGGAGATCCGGCTGCTTGCCGGAGGCGAGAGCCGTACGGTGGCGATCACGATGCGGACGCCGGGCGCGGACTTCGAGCTCGCGGCGGGGTTCCTGCACGGCGAGGGCATCGCAGGCCCCGGCGACATCGCCGCCATCGGCTACTGCACCGACGAGGACCTGGACCCCGAGGCGCGCTACAACACCGTGACGGTGCGGCTCACCGCCACCCGGCTCCCCGACCTCGGCGCGGCGGCGCGCAACTTCCTGACGTCGAGCGCGTGCGGCGTCTGCGGCACGGCGAGCCTCGACGCCCTGCGCGACCGCTGCGCCGTGCCTGCCGCGCGCACGCCGGTCGCCGTGTCCGCCACGACCCTGTACGGCCTGCCCGACCGGCTGCGGGAGGCCCAGGGGGTGTTCGGCAGGACGGGCGGGCTGCACGCCGCCGGGCTGTTCACGCCCGACGGCACGCCGCTGGCCGTGCGGGAGGACGTGGGACGGCACAACGCCGTCGACAAGCTGGTCGGCTGGGCGATGCTCGGCGGCCGGACCCCGCTCGACCGGCACGTGCTGCTGGTCAGCGGCCGGGTCGGCTACGAGATCATGCAGAAGGCCGCGAGCGCCGGGATCCAGATCGTGTGCGCCGTGTCCGCGCCCTCCTCGCTCGCCGTCGATCTGGCGCGCGAGTTCGGCGTCACGCTCGTGGGCTTCCTGCGCGAGGAGCGCTTCAACATCTACGCCTGCCCGGATCGGATCGAGGTCGGGCGGATCGAGGCCGAGCAGGCCGAGACCGCCTGA
- a CDS encoding biotin--[acetyl-CoA-carboxylase] ligase, producing the protein MPDSPYADLDRPPLSETALTRALVRPGSLWSSIRVVERTGSTNADLARTVRDDPAEGAVLVAEVQSAGRGRLGRTWSAPPRSGLTFSMLLRPEVPLARQGWLALLVGLAAASAVRRIAEIDVRLKWPNDLMVGERKLAGILAERVDRMVVIGMGLNVSLRPEELPVERATSLAVENAVCTDRDPLLRAILREIESHYREWTVAGGDPDASGLRAAYLAWSSTVGQEVRVELPGDRVLTGLATGVDASGHLVVRAQDGEHTLSAGDVVHVRRSPETGPPVSE; encoded by the coding sequence GTGCCCGACTCGCCGTACGCCGATCTCGACCGGCCTCCGCTGTCCGAGACCGCGCTGACCAGGGCGCTGGTGCGCCCGGGCTCGCTGTGGTCGTCCATCCGCGTGGTCGAGCGGACCGGCTCCACCAACGCCGACCTGGCCAGGACCGTGCGCGACGACCCGGCCGAGGGCGCCGTGCTCGTCGCGGAAGTGCAGTCCGCCGGGCGGGGCAGGCTGGGCCGCACGTGGAGCGCGCCGCCGCGCTCGGGGCTGACGTTCTCGATGCTGCTGCGGCCGGAGGTGCCGCTCGCCCGGCAGGGCTGGCTGGCGCTGCTGGTCGGCCTCGCCGCCGCCTCGGCCGTACGGCGGATCGCGGAGATCGACGTGCGGCTCAAGTGGCCCAACGACCTCATGGTGGGAGAGCGCAAGCTCGCCGGGATCCTGGCCGAGCGGGTGGACCGCATGGTGGTCATCGGCATGGGGCTCAACGTCTCGCTGCGGCCGGAGGAGCTGCCCGTGGAGCGGGCCACGTCCCTCGCCGTCGAGAACGCCGTCTGCACCGACCGCGACCCGCTGCTGCGCGCGATCCTGCGGGAGATCGAGTCGCACTACCGGGAGTGGACGGTCGCCGGCGGCGACCCGGACGCCTCGGGCCTGCGTGCCGCCTACCTCGCCTGGTCGTCCACCGTGGGCCAGGAGGTCAGGGTCGAGCTGCCCGGCGACCGGGTGCTGACCGGCCTGGCGACCGGCGTCGACGCGTCCGGTCACCTGGTCGTGCGCGCCCAGGACGGAGAGCACACGCTCAGCGCGGGCGACGTCGTCCACGTGCGCCGGTCGCCGGAGACCGGGCCGCCCGTCTCCGAATGA
- a CDS encoding PH domain-containing protein, producing the protein MGLPDQYLADGERVVLSFHPHWKRLILPFLALIVVLAAAVAAFIFIPGDYEYAGYARGAVAVVAFVALVLWTIIPYLRWVTTSYTLTSHRFAISIGVLNKSEDDIPLAKVSSVSSDQRLIERILGCGTLRVESASEKGDIDYRDIPQIQRVRHELFRLVEDAADGNIDGE; encoded by the coding sequence ATGGGTCTCCCCGATCAATATCTGGCCGACGGCGAGCGGGTCGTTCTGTCGTTCCATCCGCACTGGAAGCGGCTGATCCTTCCGTTCCTCGCCCTCATCGTCGTGCTGGCCGCCGCCGTCGCGGCCTTCATCTTCATCCCCGGCGACTACGAATACGCGGGATACGCCCGCGGCGCGGTGGCCGTCGTCGCCTTCGTCGCGCTGGTCCTGTGGACGATCATCCCCTACCTGCGCTGGGTCACGACGTCGTACACGCTGACCTCGCACCGCTTCGCGATCAGCATCGGAGTGCTGAACAAGTCGGAGGACGACATCCCGCTGGCCAAGGTGAGCAGCGTGAGCTCCGACCAGCGGCTCATCGAGCGGATCCTCGGATGCGGCACGCTCCGGGTCGAGTCGGCCTCGGAGAAGGGCGACATCGACTATCGCGACATCCCCCAGATCCAGCGGGTGCGGCACGAGCTGTTCCGGCTGGTGGAGGACGCCGCGGACGGGAACATCGACGGGGAATGA
- a CDS encoding adenylate/guanylate cyclase domain-containing protein — protein sequence MDTSGRPGADDMRRLFLGQAPAYTRRQVAEAAGIPQDLAARIWRALGFATFSDDAVAFTEADLESLRRIRDLIDTETLDERTVIRMARALGRTTARLAQWQAEIMLDALIQPGAKAGEDALRQVVDTVSRLLPDFEQTLVHVWRSQLAATASRLVSLAEPGEDVSPTRPRLGVGFADLVAFTRVSRELDELALADLVEGFESRASDVIAAHDGRLVKTLGDEVLFTAADPRTAALIALDLIDELKRDAEGPDVRVGLAYGPVLPAMGDVFGTTVNLAARLTAIARPGTILADSELAAGLTGAPGVDLVKLRRRPARGLGVVEPYVLRRSTRES from the coding sequence GTGGACACTAGCGGGCGGCCAGGCGCCGACGACATGCGGCGGCTGTTCCTGGGGCAGGCGCCGGCCTACACCCGGAGGCAGGTCGCCGAGGCGGCCGGCATCCCGCAGGACCTGGCGGCGCGGATCTGGCGGGCCCTCGGCTTCGCCACGTTCTCCGACGACGCCGTGGCGTTCACCGAGGCCGACCTGGAGTCCCTGCGCCGCATCCGCGACCTGATCGACACGGAGACGCTCGACGAGCGCACCGTCATCCGCATGGCCAGGGCCCTCGGCCGTACGACCGCGCGGCTCGCCCAGTGGCAGGCCGAGATCATGCTGGACGCGCTGATCCAGCCCGGCGCGAAGGCGGGGGAGGACGCGCTGCGGCAGGTGGTGGACACGGTCAGCCGCCTGCTGCCGGACTTCGAGCAGACGCTGGTGCACGTCTGGCGCTCCCAGCTCGCCGCGACCGCGAGCCGGCTGGTCTCCCTCGCCGAGCCCGGCGAGGACGTCTCGCCGACCCGGCCGAGGCTCGGGGTCGGGTTCGCCGACCTCGTCGCCTTCACCCGCGTGTCGCGGGAGCTGGACGAGCTGGCGCTGGCCGACCTGGTCGAGGGGTTCGAGTCGCGGGCCTCCGACGTGATCGCGGCGCACGACGGCCGGCTGGTCAAGACGCTCGGCGACGAGGTGCTCTTCACCGCCGCCGACCCGAGGACCGCCGCCCTCATCGCCCTCGATTTGATCGACGAGCTCAAACGCGACGCCGAGGGGCCCGACGTGCGGGTCGGGCTGGCGTACGGCCCGGTGCTCCCGGCGATGGGCGACGTCTTCGGCACGACGGTCAACCTGGCGGCCCGGCTGACGGCCATCGCCAGGCCCGGCACGATCCTGGCCGACAGCGAGCTGGCCGCAGGCCTCACCGGTGCTCCCGGCGTCGACCTGGTCAAACTCCGCCGCCGTCCCGCCCGCGGGCTCGGCGTGGTGGAGCCGTATGTTCTGAGGAGATCCACCCGAGAAAGTTGA
- a CDS encoding S-(hydroxymethyl)mycothiol dehydrogenase encodes MPYEVQGVVARGKGEAVTLETVVVPDPGPGEAVVNVQACGVCHTDLHYREGGINDDFPFLLGHEAAGVVEAVGPGVTDVEPGDYVILNWRAVCGQCRACLRGRPWYCFATHNAAQKMTLADGTVLSPALGIGAFLEKTLVAAGQCTKVNPAAKPAVAGLLGCGVMAGLGAAINTGGVTRGDSVAVIGCGGVGNAAIAGAQLAGATTIIAVDVDDRKLDWARGFGATHTVNSRETDPVEAIRELTGGFGADVVIEAVGRPETYKQAFYARDLAGTVVLVGVPTPEMQIELPLLDVFGRGGALKSSWYGDCLPSRDFPMLIDLYLQGRLDLEGFVTETIGLDQVEEAFGKMHRGEVLRSVVVL; translated from the coding sequence ATGCCGTACGAAGTCCAGGGCGTGGTGGCGCGCGGCAAGGGTGAGGCGGTGACGCTGGAGACGGTCGTCGTGCCCGACCCGGGGCCCGGCGAGGCGGTCGTGAACGTGCAGGCCTGCGGGGTCTGCCACACCGACCTCCACTATCGCGAGGGCGGCATCAACGACGACTTCCCGTTCCTCCTGGGCCACGAGGCCGCGGGCGTCGTCGAGGCGGTCGGCCCTGGCGTGACCGACGTAGAGCCCGGCGACTACGTGATCCTCAACTGGCGGGCGGTGTGCGGGCAGTGCCGCGCGTGCCTGCGGGGCAGGCCGTGGTACTGCTTCGCCACCCACAACGCGGCGCAGAAGATGACGCTGGCCGACGGCACCGTGCTCAGCCCGGCGCTCGGCATCGGGGCCTTCCTGGAGAAGACCCTGGTGGCGGCCGGGCAGTGCACGAAGGTCAACCCGGCGGCCAAGCCGGCCGTCGCCGGGCTGCTCGGCTGCGGCGTGATGGCCGGTCTCGGGGCCGCGATCAACACCGGCGGCGTGACCCGGGGCGACTCGGTCGCGGTGATCGGCTGCGGCGGCGTGGGCAACGCGGCCATCGCGGGCGCCCAGCTCGCCGGCGCGACCACGATCATCGCGGTGGACGTGGACGACCGCAAGCTCGACTGGGCTCGCGGCTTCGGCGCCACGCACACGGTCAACTCCCGGGAGACCGACCCGGTGGAGGCGATCCGCGAGCTGACCGGCGGGTTCGGCGCCGACGTCGTGATCGAGGCGGTGGGCCGTCCCGAGACGTACAAGCAGGCGTTCTACGCCCGCGACCTGGCCGGGACCGTCGTGCTGGTCGGCGTGCCGACGCCGGAGATGCAGATCGAACTGCCGCTGCTCGACGTCTTCGGCCGCGGCGGCGCGCTCAAGTCCTCCTGGTATGGCGACTGCCTGCCCAGCCGTGACTTCCCCATGCTGATCGACCTCTACCTGCAGGGACGGCTCGACCTCGAGGGGTTCGTCACCGAGACCATCGGCCTCGACCAGGTCGAGGAGGCGTTCGGCAAGATGCACCGCGGGGAGGTGCTGCGCTCCGTCGTGGTGCTCTGA
- a CDS encoding (2Fe-2S)-binding protein, whose translation MYVCICRAVTESEVHDCIADGARTARQVRDATGAGGDCASCVRKICAILKRSEDLVTSA comes from the coding sequence ATGTACGTCTGCATCTGCCGCGCCGTCACCGAGAGCGAGGTGCACGACTGCATCGCCGACGGGGCGAGGACGGCTCGCCAGGTGCGGGACGCGACCGGTGCAGGGGGGGACTGCGCGTCCTGCGTCCGGAAGATCTGTGCGATCCTGAAACGGTCAGAGGACCTGGTCACCAGCGCATAG
- the bfr gene encoding bacterioferritin produces the protein MQGDKEIIALLNEQLTSELTAINQYFLHAKLQENWGYTKLAATTRAESIDEMRHAEELTDRILFLEGLPNYQKLNTLHIGQTVREQLQADLELELGVVKRLRPGIALMRERGDITSATLFERILADEEHHIDYLETELGLLESLGEQLYLQRYAEPPSA, from the coding sequence ATGCAGGGCGACAAAGAGATCATCGCGCTGCTCAACGAGCAGCTCACCTCCGAGCTGACCGCCATCAACCAGTACTTCCTGCACGCGAAGCTACAGGAGAACTGGGGATATACGAAGCTCGCCGCGACCACGCGGGCGGAGTCCATCGACGAGATGCGGCACGCGGAGGAACTCACCGACCGGATCCTGTTCCTGGAGGGTCTGCCGAACTACCAGAAGCTGAACACCCTGCATATCGGCCAGACCGTCAGGGAGCAGCTTCAGGCCGACCTGGAGCTGGAGCTGGGCGTGGTCAAGCGCCTGCGGCCCGGCATCGCGCTCATGCGGGAGCGGGGGGACATCACCTCGGCCACGCTCTTCGAGCGCATCCTGGCCGACGAGGAGCACCACATCGACTATCTGGAAACCGAGCTGGGCCTCCTGGAGAGCCTGGGCGAACAGCTGTACCTTCAGCGGTACGCGGAACCGCCGTCCGCCTGA
- a CDS encoding response regulator transcription factor: protein MTCVLLAEDDTSISEPLARALRREGYQVEVSPDGPQALERALSGGVDLIVLDLGLPEMDGLEVARRIRAEGHGTPVLILTARVDEVDTVVGLDAGADDYVTKPFRLAELLARVRALLRRGTSETPVVQGVRIDADSRRAWMGDKELHLTTKEFDLLRVLVRDAGKVVTREQIMREVWDTNWWGSTKTLDMHISWLRRKLGDDAAKPRYITTVRGVGFRFERE from the coding sequence ATGACCTGCGTACTTCTCGCCGAGGATGACACCTCGATTTCCGAGCCGCTGGCGCGAGCCCTGCGCCGGGAGGGCTATCAGGTGGAGGTGAGCCCCGATGGCCCGCAGGCCCTGGAGAGGGCCTTGTCGGGGGGCGTCGACCTGATTGTTCTCGACCTCGGCCTTCCAGAGATGGACGGGCTGGAGGTCGCGCGCCGCATTCGCGCGGAGGGACACGGGACTCCGGTCCTGATCCTCACCGCCCGTGTCGACGAAGTCGACACCGTCGTCGGTCTCGACGCCGGGGCCGATGACTACGTCACCAAGCCGTTCCGCCTGGCAGAACTGCTCGCCCGGGTGCGAGCCCTGCTCCGGCGCGGAACATCGGAGACCCCGGTGGTGCAAGGCGTCCGCATCGACGCCGACTCACGCCGGGCCTGGATGGGAGACAAGGAACTGCACCTGACCACCAAGGAGTTCGACCTGCTCCGCGTGCTCGTACGGGACGCCGGCAAGGTCGTCACCCGCGAGCAGATCATGCGCGAGGTGTGGGACACGAACTGGTGGGGGTCGACGAAGACACTGGACATGCACATCTCGTGGCTGCGCCGCAAGCTCGGAGACGACGCGGCCAAGCCGCGCTACATCACGACAGTCCGAGGGGTCGGCTTCCGTTTCGAGCGCGAGTAG
- a CDS encoding ATP-binding protein, translated as MRRRLLSSMLLVAVIAVLLLGVPLGVVVVRLISDEVAQELRTDASRLLLGVEYSLSQGLEISPDQLARNYPDRYLQVYVRGKPPIVVGSPPPAGRDLTEEARSENGYVRVSRDAAQVQQDTHARLVLIIALAVVALGAAIGLATVTSRRLNLPLQDLTRIAERLGSGDARPSRHRYGIPELDLVAEVLDRSALRISDLLAREREFATDASHQLRTPLTGLSMRLEEIVAAADQPDVVREEGEAAVVQVERLTAVIDELLAAARRQRHAQAAPIDVDDVVGQQITEWEPAFRRAHRSLVLAGDRGLSALGTTGGLSQVLSTLLENSLKHGDGVLTINTSSTGRSVVIEVADEGPGIPDALGHRVFERSVSGGGGTGLGLTLARALVAADGGRLELVKRRPATFAIFLRHTRDSGRHRVVSGPA; from the coding sequence GTGCGCCGGCGCCTGCTTTCCTCCATGCTGCTCGTCGCGGTCATCGCGGTACTGCTGTTAGGCGTGCCCCTGGGTGTCGTCGTCGTGCGCTTGATCAGCGACGAGGTCGCCCAGGAGCTCAGAACGGACGCGAGCCGGCTGCTGCTCGGAGTGGAGTACTCCCTCAGCCAGGGCCTGGAGATCAGTCCGGACCAGCTCGCGCGGAACTACCCGGACCGGTACCTCCAGGTGTACGTCCGCGGGAAACCGCCGATCGTCGTGGGCTCGCCTCCACCGGCGGGCCGCGATCTGACCGAGGAGGCGCGCTCCGAGAACGGATACGTACGCGTCAGCCGTGACGCGGCCCAGGTCCAACAGGACACCCATGCGCGGCTGGTGCTCATCATCGCGCTGGCCGTCGTGGCCCTCGGGGCCGCGATCGGACTGGCGACCGTCACCTCGCGTCGCCTGAACCTGCCGCTTCAGGATCTCACCAGGATCGCGGAGCGGCTGGGCTCGGGCGACGCGAGGCCGAGCAGGCACCGCTACGGCATCCCCGAGCTGGATCTCGTGGCCGAGGTGCTGGACCGCAGCGCGCTGCGGATCTCCGACCTGCTCGCGCGGGAGCGCGAGTTCGCGACCGACGCCTCCCACCAACTCCGTACGCCGCTGACCGGGCTGAGCATGCGCCTGGAGGAGATCGTCGCGGCGGCCGATCAGCCCGACGTGGTGCGCGAGGAGGGCGAGGCCGCGGTCGTGCAGGTCGAGCGGCTGACCGCCGTGATCGACGAGCTGCTGGCCGCCGCCCGCCGCCAGCGCCACGCCCAGGCTGCGCCGATCGACGTGGACGACGTGGTGGGCCAGCAGATCACCGAATGGGAGCCGGCGTTCCGCCGGGCCCACCGCTCGCTGGTGCTCGCGGGCGACCGCGGCCTCAGCGCGCTCGGCACGACCGGCGGGCTCAGCCAGGTGCTGTCCACCCTGCTGGAGAACTCCCTCAAGCACGGCGACGGCGTGCTGACGATCAACACATCGAGTACGGGCAGGTCTGTGGTGATCGAGGTGGCCGACGAGGGGCCGGGCATTCCGGACGCCCTCGGCCACCGGGTGTTCGAGCGGAGCGTCAGTGGGGGAGGCGGCACGGGCCTGGGGCTCACCCTCGCCCGCGCCCTGGTGGCGGCCGACGGCGGGCGGCTTGAGCTGGTCAAACGCCGCCCGGCGACGTTCGCCATCTTCTTACGCCACACCCGCGACAGCGGGCGTCATCGCGTGGTGAGCGGCCCCGCCTGA
- a CDS encoding GtrA family protein — MQLLRRAYERFAALIHELIKFGLVGAIAFVIDFGGTNLLRFGIGMGPLSSKVVATIVAATFAYAGNRFWTYRHREQSGLAREYVLFFLLNGIGLLPPLLTIGFVSYSLGLHDAVSYNIAQFVGVGLGTLFRFWSYKKWVFLAVPELAPEKSEEPAEGAVEKVGALPHPDVRSHPDVRSHSDARPHPDVKAQPDPLATS, encoded by the coding sequence GTGCAGTTGCTACGACGCGCCTACGAGCGGTTCGCCGCGCTCATCCATGAGTTGATCAAGTTTGGCCTGGTGGGCGCGATCGCGTTCGTCATCGACTTCGGCGGCACCAACCTGCTGCGGTTCGGCATCGGCATGGGCCCGCTGTCCTCCAAGGTCGTGGCCACGATCGTCGCCGCCACGTTCGCGTACGCGGGCAACCGCTTCTGGACCTACCGTCACCGGGAGCAGAGCGGCCTGGCGCGTGAGTACGTCCTGTTCTTCCTGCTGAACGGCATCGGGCTGCTGCCCCCGCTGCTCACGATCGGCTTCGTGAGCTACTCGCTGGGCCTGCACGACGCGGTGAGCTACAACATCGCCCAGTTCGTCGGCGTGGGGCTGGGCACGCTGTTCCGCTTCTGGTCCTACAAGAAGTGGGTGTTCCTGGCCGTTCCGGAGCTGGCCCCGGAGAAGTCCGAGGAGCCCGCCGAGGGGGCCGTCGAGAAGGTGGGCGCGCTGCCCCACCCCGACGTACGGTCCCACCCCGACGTACGGTCCCACTCGGACGCGCGCCCCCACCCGGACGTGAAGGCGCAGCCCGACCCCCTCGCCACCAGTTGA
- a CDS encoding 5-(carboxyamino)imidazole ribonucleotide synthase encodes MVGAGQLARMTQQAAIALGIDLRVLANDRDESAAKVIVDTRLGDYRDLDDLREFAKGCDAVTFDHEHVPTEHIRALAADGLAVHPGADALVHAQDKAVMRERLTAIGAPCPAWARVDDLAGVEAFAEEHGWPVVLKAVRGGYDGRGVWMCESPDEAREVLATGVALMAEAFVPFEREVAVLVARSAHGQGVSYPVVETVQQDGICVEVIAPAPNLGEEEAAHAQRIALTIARDLGVTGLLAVEMFVTKSGLVVNELAMRPHNSGHWTIEGARTSQFEQHLRAVLNLPLGSPSMTAPVVVMANLLGGPDPDVYSRYEHVMANDPGIKIHFYGKDVRPGRKIGHVTALGTDLDEVRARAHHAVTCLKGPVDA; translated from the coding sequence ATGGTCGGCGCGGGTCAGCTGGCGAGGATGACGCAGCAGGCCGCGATCGCGCTCGGCATCGACCTGCGCGTGCTCGCGAACGACCGTGACGAGAGCGCCGCCAAGGTGATCGTGGACACCCGGCTCGGTGACTACCGCGACCTTGACGATCTCCGGGAGTTCGCGAAGGGGTGCGACGCCGTCACCTTCGACCACGAGCATGTGCCGACCGAGCACATCCGGGCCCTGGCCGCCGACGGCCTCGCCGTACACCCCGGGGCGGACGCCCTGGTCCACGCGCAGGACAAGGCGGTCATGCGGGAGCGGCTCACCGCCATCGGCGCGCCCTGCCCCGCCTGGGCCCGCGTCGACGACCTGGCCGGTGTGGAGGCGTTCGCCGAGGAGCACGGCTGGCCCGTGGTGCTGAAGGCCGTACGCGGCGGCTATGACGGCCGGGGCGTGTGGATGTGCGAGTCGCCCGACGAGGCGCGCGAGGTGCTCGCCACCGGCGTGGCCCTGATGGCCGAGGCGTTCGTCCCGTTCGAGCGTGAGGTCGCCGTGCTGGTCGCCCGGTCCGCGCACGGCCAGGGTGTCAGCTATCCCGTGGTCGAGACCGTGCAGCAGGACGGCATCTGCGTCGAGGTCATCGCGCCCGCGCCGAACCTGGGCGAGGAGGAGGCGGCGCACGCCCAGCGGATCGCGCTCACGATCGCCCGCGACCTCGGCGTGACCGGGCTCCTCGCGGTCGAGATGTTCGTCACGAAGTCGGGGCTCGTGGTCAACGAGCTGGCCATGCGTCCCCACAACAGCGGCCACTGGACGATCGAGGGCGCCCGCACCTCGCAGTTCGAGCAGCACCTGCGGGCCGTGCTCAACCTGCCGCTCGGGTCGCCGTCGATGACCGCGCCGGTCGTCGTCATGGCCAACCTGCTCGGCGGGCCCGACCCCGACGTCTACTCGCGCTATGAGCACGTGATGGCCAACGACCCGGGCATCAAGATCCATTTCTATGGCAAGGACGTCCGGCCCGGCCGCAAGATCGGGCACGTCACCGCCCTAGGCACCGACCTTGACGAGGTGCGGGCCCGCGCCCACCACGCCGTCACCTGCCTGAAGGGACCTGTGGATGCCTGA
- the purE gene encoding 5-(carboxyamino)imidazole ribonucleotide mutase, whose protein sequence is MPDVGIVMGSDSDWPVMHQAAEAVAEFGVSFEADVVSAHRMPAEMIEYGSRAAGRGLKVIIAGAGGAAHLPGMLASVTPLPVIGVPVPLKYLDGMDSLLSIVQMPAGVPVATVAVGGARNAGLLAVRILAASDEDLRRRMEEFQAALRDQAHAKGERLRAEAAQLGR, encoded by the coding sequence ATGCCTGACGTCGGAATCGTCATGGGCAGCGACTCGGACTGGCCGGTGATGCACCAGGCCGCCGAGGCCGTCGCCGAGTTCGGCGTGTCCTTCGAGGCCGACGTGGTGTCGGCGCACCGCATGCCCGCGGAGATGATCGAGTATGGTTCCCGCGCCGCCGGGCGCGGGCTGAAGGTGATCATCGCGGGCGCGGGCGGCGCGGCTCACCTGCCGGGCATGCTGGCCTCGGTCACCCCGCTGCCCGTGATCGGCGTTCCGGTGCCGCTCAAATATCTGGACGGCATGGACTCGCTGCTGTCGATCGTCCAGATGCCGGCCGGGGTGCCGGTGGCGACCGTCGCCGTCGGCGGTGCCCGCAACGCGGGGCTGCTCGCCGTACGGATCCTCGCGGCGTCCGACGAGGACCTGCGGCGGCGGATGGAGGAGTTCCAGGCCGCCCTGCGGGACCAGGCGCACGCCAAGGGGGAGCGGCTGCGTGCCGAGGCGGCCCAGCTCGGCCGGTAG